One window of the Oceanicaulis sp. genome contains the following:
- a CDS encoding sodium:alanine symporter family protein — MSQFTEGLVALIDNVSGFIWGGSWNGAQILPVGVLAVVLLGTGLFFMLRLGFRPLRRFAPAVSELWAGRKAQGKDGDITPWQALSTALSGQVGTGNLAGVATAISLSGPGAIFWMWITALLGMAAAFAESSLAVKYRETHADGRIHGGPMYYIKNGLNKGKAGLAGPFGWLAALFCIGTLISAIATGGMIQANSIAESVLQTGNELGTAIPNWAVGGVLAALVFLVIIGGIKSIGSVAGKVVPFMAVFYVLCALVVIVLNIDKVPGAFVTIFSYAFGFEQAVGGAAGYGVLQAIRYGVARGLFSNEAGQGSAPIAHAAAQTKSPVAQGEIAMIGVFIDTIVICTMTALVILVSAGAYPGADGSTVTYAWQSTLDSSAITTAAFANAIPGGQWIITVALALFAFTTIIGWSYYAQQAAGYLFGDWTSLPLRFLWIGVVFLGCLATAFTDTLWRFGDIANASMAFPNLLAILFLSGVVATMAREADEKLKRGETIIT; from the coding sequence GTGTCTCAATTCACCGAAGGGCTCGTGGCCCTGATCGACAACGTGTCCGGCTTCATCTGGGGCGGCTCGTGGAACGGGGCTCAGATCCTGCCCGTCGGCGTGCTCGCCGTGGTGCTTCTGGGCACCGGCCTGTTCTTCATGCTGCGGCTGGGCTTTCGCCCGCTCAGGCGGTTCGCCCCGGCGGTGTCCGAGCTCTGGGCCGGCCGCAAGGCGCAGGGCAAAGACGGCGACATCACGCCCTGGCAGGCGCTGTCCACCGCCCTGTCCGGCCAGGTCGGCACCGGCAACCTCGCCGGCGTCGCCACCGCGATCTCGCTGAGCGGGCCGGGCGCGATCTTCTGGATGTGGATCACCGCGCTTCTGGGCATGGCCGCAGCGTTCGCGGAATCCAGCCTGGCGGTTAAATACCGCGAGACCCACGCCGACGGCCGCATCCATGGCGGGCCGATGTACTACATCAAGAACGGCCTGAACAAAGGCAAGGCGGGCCTGGCCGGTCCGTTCGGCTGGCTGGCGGCGCTGTTCTGCATCGGCACCCTGATCTCGGCCATCGCCACGGGCGGCATGATCCAGGCGAACTCCATCGCCGAATCGGTGCTTCAGACCGGCAACGAGCTCGGCACGGCGATCCCCAACTGGGCGGTCGGCGGCGTGCTCGCCGCGCTGGTGTTCCTGGTGATCATCGGCGGGATCAAGTCGATCGGCTCGGTCGCGGGCAAGGTCGTGCCCTTCATGGCCGTGTTCTATGTGCTGTGCGCGCTGGTCGTGATCGTGCTGAACATCGACAAGGTGCCCGGCGCCTTCGTGACCATCTTCTCCTACGCGTTCGGCTTCGAGCAGGCCGTCGGCGGCGCGGCCGGCTACGGCGTGCTGCAGGCGATCCGCTACGGGGTGGCGCGCGGGCTGTTCTCCAACGAGGCCGGCCAGGGCTCCGCGCCGATCGCGCACGCCGCCGCGCAGACCAAGTCGCCGGTCGCCCAGGGCGAGATCGCGATGATCGGGGTGTTCATCGACACCATCGTGATCTGCACCATGACGGCGCTGGTCATCCTGGTCTCCGCAGGCGCCTATCCGGGTGCGGACGGAAGCACGGTGACCTACGCCTGGCAGTCGACGCTGGATTCCTCGGCGATCACCACGGCCGCCTTCGCCAATGCGATACCGGGCGGTCAGTGGATCATCACCGTGGCGCTGGCGCTCTTCGCCTTCACCACGATTATCGGCTGGAGCTATTACGCCCAGCAGGCGGCGGGGTATCTGTTCGGCGACTGGACCAGCCTGCCGCTCCGCTTCCTGTGGATCGGCGTGGTATTCCTGGGCTGTCTCGCCACGGCGTTCACCGACACGCTCTGGCGGTTCGGCGACATCGCGAACGCGTCGATGGCCTTCCCGAACCTTCTGGCCATCCTGTTCCTGTCCGGCGTCGTCGCCACCATGGCGCGCGAAGCCGACGAAAAGCTCAAGCGCGGTGAGACCATCATCACCTGA
- a CDS encoding response regulator, which produces MAGKGAVIVVEDEIIVGMDLAMSLESAGYTVIGPYASASAALAALADAEAEPVAGVLDVNLGDGQTSEPVAEKLQAMDAPFLFLTGYASGRNAVFERFPDIPRLSKPCMPEALMAAVDRIARNGRSA; this is translated from the coding sequence ATGGCAGGCAAGGGCGCGGTGATCGTCGTCGAGGACGAGATCATTGTCGGCATGGATCTGGCGATGAGCCTTGAGAGCGCGGGTTACACCGTGATCGGGCCCTACGCCTCGGCCAGCGCCGCGCTGGCCGCGCTGGCGGACGCCGAGGCCGAGCCGGTCGCCGGCGTGCTCGACGTCAATCTCGGCGACGGGCAGACCAGCGAACCGGTCGCCGAGAAGCTTCAGGCGATGGACGCGCCCTTCCTGTTTCTGACCGGCTACGCCTCGGGCCGCAACGCGGTGTTCGAGCGCTTCCCCGACATCCCGCGCCTGTCAAAGCCCTGCATGCCCGAAGCGCTGATGGCCGCGGTCGACCGGATCGCGCGCAACGGGCGCAGCGCCTAG
- a CDS encoding ATP-binding protein, whose amino-acid sequence MAAPEPVQLATLVVTAGAVAFALAASVWAYKLTAGVRRARTAWRDKVSRLEDRVRRAESVFAAHPGLVLIWDSPPDPDARDWSKPAIHGSPAALASMVEFAELGQGVAKSGDAGAEILDGLADFEAFGPGGETTTLRQRMVKLMDRGEAFSIRISGPSGRVIEAEGRPAGRQLALWLADASAGGRQAAARGGVAETRAAAFEDPAAFEDMVRRLPAPAWRMNAAGRLSFVNPAYVEAVEASDAEDALSRQILLEPGLADQTREALKTGEPRLGVRGAVLAGQRKLMRFVVFPVNGGAAGLAIDVTEGEEAKAALKRFRQAHDETLNHMAEAVAIFDRAKRLVFYNTAFSKLFDLEEAFLNDRPAHGALLDRLRERRKLPEQLDYSKWRESELAHYEAAPDASTPDELWPIGDGRTLRVARQRHPMGGLLLIFEDMTDQLALQARYNTQLKVQRATLDKLHEAVAVFGSDGRMKLHNAAFETLWQAEGEALIEAPFDDVAATLAKLHPDTTAWAELKARITDPSPESRKPVKGEIRRADGRELTYLTRPLPDGATLIAWDDVTDSRRIEAALRDRAEALEASERIKTEFVEHVSYQLRTPLTTIHGYADLLAGGFAGELNERQTDHMGAIQSASAQLGKLIDDILDIAAIDAGRLELELGDVQLDALCTEAADLIAARAEHASVKLAVSAEAELPLARADAKRLKQVLYNLLTNALDHVPAGGTIEVGADVEDDEAVLWVADDGEGIAPERQATVFERFERGEGGGAGLGLALVNDIVRLHGGWVALESAPGEGTRVTCRLPLAAASENAAPELDLAARRSAE is encoded by the coding sequence ATGGCCGCACCAGAGCCGGTCCAGCTCGCAACGCTCGTCGTCACTGCAGGCGCGGTGGCTTTCGCGCTCGCCGCGTCGGTCTGGGCCTACAAACTCACCGCCGGGGTCCGGCGCGCCCGCACCGCCTGGCGCGACAAGGTTTCAAGGCTGGAAGACCGGGTCCGTCGCGCCGAAAGCGTGTTCGCGGCCCATCCGGGCCTGGTTCTGATCTGGGACAGCCCGCCCGACCCGGATGCGCGCGACTGGTCGAAACCCGCCATTCACGGCAGCCCCGCAGCGCTCGCCTCGATGGTGGAGTTCGCAGAACTCGGCCAGGGCGTGGCGAAATCCGGCGACGCGGGCGCGGAGATCCTCGACGGGCTGGCCGATTTCGAAGCCTTCGGGCCGGGCGGGGAGACCACCACGCTGCGCCAGCGCATGGTCAAGCTGATGGACCGGGGCGAAGCGTTCTCGATCCGCATTTCCGGGCCTTCGGGCCGGGTGATCGAGGCCGAGGGCCGGCCCGCCGGCCGTCAGCTCGCTTTGTGGCTGGCCGACGCCTCCGCCGGCGGCCGGCAGGCCGCTGCGCGCGGCGGGGTGGCGGAAACCCGCGCCGCGGCGTTCGAGGATCCGGCCGCGTTCGAGGACATGGTCCGCCGCCTGCCCGCCCCGGCCTGGCGCATGAACGCCGCGGGACGGCTCAGCTTCGTCAATCCCGCCTATGTCGAGGCGGTCGAGGCGAGCGACGCCGAGGACGCGCTCTCCCGCCAGATCCTGCTCGAGCCGGGCCTGGCCGACCAGACGCGCGAGGCGCTGAAAACCGGCGAGCCGAGGCTCGGCGTGCGTGGCGCGGTGCTGGCCGGCCAGCGCAAGCTGATGCGCTTCGTGGTGTTCCCGGTGAACGGCGGCGCGGCGGGGCTCGCGATCGACGTCACCGAGGGCGAGGAGGCCAAGGCCGCGCTCAAGCGCTTCCGCCAAGCCCATGACGAGACGCTCAACCACATGGCCGAGGCGGTGGCGATCTTCGACCGCGCCAAGCGGCTGGTGTTCTACAACACCGCGTTCTCGAAGCTCTTCGATCTCGAAGAGGCCTTCCTCAACGACCGGCCCGCGCACGGCGCGCTGCTCGACCGGCTGCGCGAGCGGCGCAAGCTGCCCGAACAGCTCGACTATTCGAAATGGCGCGAGAGCGAGCTGGCCCATTACGAAGCCGCGCCGGACGCCTCCACGCCTGACGAGCTGTGGCCGATCGGGGACGGGCGCACGCTGCGTGTCGCGCGCCAGCGCCACCCGATGGGCGGGCTTCTGCTGATCTTCGAGGACATGACCGACCAGCTCGCCCTGCAGGCGCGCTACAACACCCAGCTCAAGGTCCAGCGCGCCACGCTCGACAAGCTGCACGAGGCGGTCGCGGTGTTCGGCTCCGACGGCCGGATGAAGCTGCACAACGCCGCGTTCGAGACGCTGTGGCAGGCCGAGGGCGAAGCGCTGATCGAAGCGCCGTTCGACGATGTCGCCGCAACGCTCGCCAAGCTTCACCCCGACACCACCGCCTGGGCGGAGCTGAAGGCGCGGATCACCGATCCGAGCCCGGAAAGCCGCAAGCCGGTGAAGGGCGAGATCCGCCGCGCGGACGGCCGGGAGCTGACCTATCTGACCCGGCCGCTGCCCGACGGGGCGACCCTGATCGCCTGGGACGACGTCACCGACTCCCGCCGCATCGAGGCCGCCCTGCGCGACCGCGCCGAGGCGCTGGAAGCCTCCGAGCGGATCAAGACCGAGTTCGTCGAACATGTGAGCTATCAGCTCAGAACCCCGCTCACGACCATTCACGGCTACGCCGATCTTCTGGCCGGCGGGTTCGCAGGGGAGCTCAACGAGCGGCAGACCGACCATATGGGCGCGATCCAGTCCGCCTCCGCCCAGCTGGGCAAGCTGATCGACGACATTCTCGACATCGCCGCCATCGACGCGGGGCGGCTGGAGCTCGAACTGGGCGATGTCCAGCTCGATGCTCTGTGTACGGAAGCCGCCGATCTGATCGCCGCGCGCGCCGAGCACGCCTCGGTCAAGCTCGCCGTCAGCGCCGAGGCTGAACTGCCGCTCGCGCGCGCGGACGCCAAGCGGCTCAAGCAGGTGCTCTATAACCTCCTCACCAACGCGCTCGACCATGTGCCCGCCGGCGGCACGATCGAGGTGGGCGCGGATGTCGAGGACGACGAGGCCGTGCTCTGGGTGGCCGACGACGGCGAGGGCATCGCGCCCGAACGCCAGGCCACCGTCTTCGAACGCTTCGAGCGCGGCGAGGGCGGCGGCGCGGGGCTGGGCCTGGCGCTGGTCAACGACATCGTCCGCCTGCACGGCGGCTGGGTGGCGCTTGAAAGCGCGCCGGGCGAGGGCACGCGCGTGACCTGCCGCCTGCCGCTCGCCGCAGCCTCGGAAAACGCTGCGCCCGAACTCGACCTCGCCGCGCGCCGCAGCGCCGAGTAA
- the bioB gene encoding biotin synthase BioB has product MTDLLADPHALAEPRFDWTREDVAAIHDAPFADLIFAAQTVHRARHRPNKVQKSRLLSIKTGGCAEDCGYCNQSAHFDTGLKASKLMDPETVEAKAKEAKEGGATRFCMGAAWRELKERDEPKIIDMIQRVKALGLETCMTLGMLADGQAERLAEAGLDFYNHNLDTSPEYYAKIITTRTWDDRIQTLARVRNAGIQICCGGIIGMGEDKADRIGLLTELAGLTPHPESVPINHLVDVAGTPLSGSAPLDGIDFVRAIATARLIMPTSVVRLSAGRETMSRELQALCFLAGAGSIFVGEELLTTPNPELGSDAAMLGALGLEGDEPGGARRAGAPVVERA; this is encoded by the coding sequence ATGACCGACCTTCTAGCCGATCCGCACGCGCTCGCCGAACCCCGTTTCGACTGGACGCGCGAGGACGTCGCCGCGATCCATGACGCGCCCTTCGCCGATCTGATCTTCGCAGCGCAGACCGTGCATCGCGCGCGCCACCGGCCCAACAAGGTCCAGAAATCCCGGCTTCTGTCGATCAAGACCGGCGGGTGTGCGGAAGATTGCGGCTACTGCAATCAATCCGCTCATTTCGACACCGGCCTGAAAGCCTCAAAGCTGATGGACCCCGAGACCGTCGAGGCCAAGGCGAAAGAGGCCAAGGAGGGCGGTGCGACGCGCTTCTGCATGGGCGCGGCCTGGCGCGAGCTTAAGGAACGCGACGAGCCGAAAATCATCGACATGATCCAGCGGGTGAAGGCGCTGGGGCTCGAGACCTGCATGACGCTGGGGATGCTGGCCGACGGCCAGGCCGAGCGTCTGGCCGAGGCGGGGCTGGATTTCTACAACCACAATCTCGACACCTCGCCGGAATACTACGCGAAGATCATCACGACACGGACATGGGACGACCGCATACAGACGCTCGCGCGCGTCCGGAACGCCGGCATCCAGATCTGCTGCGGCGGGATTATCGGCATGGGCGAGGACAAGGCCGACCGGATCGGGCTTCTGACCGAGCTCGCGGGCCTGACGCCGCATCCTGAAAGCGTACCGATCAATCACCTGGTGGACGTGGCGGGCACGCCGCTCTCGGGCTCGGCGCCGCTGGACGGGATCGATTTCGTCCGTGCGATCGCCACGGCGCGGCTGATCATGCCGACCTCGGTCGTGCGCCTGTCGGCGGGCCGGGAGACGATGAGCCGGGAGCTGCAGGCGCTGTGCTTCCTGGCCGGCGCAGGCTCGATCTTCGTCGGCGAGGAGCTTCTGACCACGCCCAACCCGGAGCTGGGCTCGGACGCGGCCATGCTCGGCGCGCTGGGCCTGGAAGGCGACGAGCCCGGCGGCGCGCGCCGTGCGGGCGCCCCGGTCGTCGAGCGCGCCTAG
- a CDS encoding heme-dependent oxidative N-demethylase subunit alpha family protein, protein MRSPPHVPFRAGPPGFAPALSPIDPARRFDPDTEDHVLGWKAGLLDRPEHVYRAAPESADAATEAARLVETDLGAPVTGDLLAASRLVSDDLVVMERRGEDWICTALTLTAPTFFSVDHAFRGGLGALHGPVPDGERLARRIGRVFDGLRDGLCLERFNWTLQLDAERHTPDAAPLREAAGSLDPDAAADRLHLRVERQTITRLQGSGAVLFTIRVCLDPVDALAPDDRAALAAAWRGLGAEGRRYKGWASYERAAEALFNRWGV, encoded by the coding sequence ATGAGATCGCCGCCGCACGTCCCCTTCCGCGCCGGCCCGCCGGGCTTCGCCCCGGCGCTGAGCCCGATCGACCCGGCCAGGCGCTTTGATCCCGATACGGAAGATCACGTACTCGGCTGGAAGGCGGGACTGCTGGACAGGCCTGAACACGTCTATCGCGCGGCGCCCGAAAGCGCCGATGCCGCCACCGAAGCCGCGCGCCTGGTCGAGACCGATCTGGGCGCTCCGGTCACCGGCGATCTCCTCGCCGCCTCGCGGCTCGTCAGCGACGATCTGGTGGTGATGGAGCGGCGGGGCGAGGACTGGATCTGCACCGCGCTGACCCTGACCGCGCCGACCTTTTTCAGCGTCGATCATGCGTTTCGCGGCGGGCTCGGGGCCCTGCACGGCCCGGTGCCGGACGGCGAACGCCTCGCCCGGCGGATCGGCCGGGTCTTCGACGGTCTGAGGGACGGGCTGTGCCTGGAACGCTTCAACTGGACGCTTCAGCTGGACGCCGAGCGGCATACGCCGGACGCCGCGCCCCTGCGGGAGGCCGCAGGCAGCCTCGATCCCGACGCGGCCGCAGACCGGCTGCATCTGCGCGTCGAGCGCCAGACGATCACCCGCTTGCAAGGAAGCGGCGCGGTGCTCTTCACCATCCGGGTGTGCCTCGATCCTGTGGACGCTCTCGCACCGGACGACCGGGCGGCGCTGGCCGCCGCCTGGCGCGGGCTCGGCGCGGAAGGGCGCCGCTATAAGGGCTGGGCGAGCTATGAGCGGGCGGCGGAGGCGCTGTTTAACCGCTGGGGCGTCTGA
- a CDS encoding CheR family methyltransferase, which produces MTGERENNLPIVVGVGASAGGLEALMELVHAIPEDSGMSYVIVQHLAPDHKSIMDELLSSHTPIPVKKIEDGAAPEADMIFVIPAGPSVVLEGGRFKLIERDAAATLRTPIDKFFNSLAEECGRDSFCIVLSGTGTDGTEGLRAVKAAGGIGIVQDSDSARFPGMPDSAAATGLVDFVLKPDDMPSCIADIVEHRQGRSGRRDTEARQKEIEEKLDMILDALGEEGGADFTKYKPGTLVRRVDRRMVLRRQRTVDGYVKSLRREPEERARLLQDFMIGVTRFFRDPEAFEVLRAEAIEPLADSDQDEFRIWTPGCSSGEETYTVAMMMIEAMEKTGRRRALKVFGTDIDSAALRQARSGYFSEGALAEVGEARRERFFRKENGSWRVCAELRESCVFAPHNLVEDPPFSRLDLITCRNLLIYLTDRTQANVIPRFHYALNPGGFLMLGGSESIGSQGRYFRTIDRTHRIFKRQDSVPPGFSALSSERFETRTRTPRLTAQARPMDRTDIGGAPTRPDQTIETEAERLYLRRYAAPFLVVNHQDEVTYVSEAMADHVRPRKGAPSLAVEQFVAEGLRPAVQTALARARRNKAEAVSRNAVVKDDGEPRLVDVMAAPVKEGSGEYILVLRPVRTQGAADLEKAGTPDADDSALLEHELANAKTQLNQALADYESMEQELRTTNEELLSMNEELQSSNEELETSREELQSINEELETINAELTENNRQLARANSDLKNLFESTDVATLFLDSNRCVRLFTPRLTELFGVRDRDVGRPIADLASRVNYPELEDDAREVGRTLQPLEREVTSEDPGARTFIARVRPYRTVEDRIDGVVITFFEITQRKRNERQLEENAEVLARQYAELETLYDTIPVGLNLLDRELRYLRINERLAEINGYPAADHIGKTQEEMLPEIDAEVREKQQKVLDTGEPILGTEVSGVTPASDEIRHWIVDYYPVHSREGEVVAVGSAVREVTGEVRLRAALEESEARLRRLFDQAPAFIAMHKGPEHEYIYFNPALQDTLGGRPLQGRPIAEAVPELEGQNVIERFDHVFNTGEADFTEEFQASLLIDGEERLGWYRQILQPWYDARGHVGGVMSFAFEISDIVEARHSAQRNEERKELLLNELQHRVKNTLATTLSVMRFTARNADSIPDMAKKLEERLSAIARTHDVLTEAEWAGDSLTGLIRRELAPYADPDGDRVVITGEDVTVTPKQALSLSLALHELTTNAVKHGALKAGEGRVEAAIAGGAETIELVWRELGGPEIDSARETAPGFGSFLLERVLAEELRGETTFDLAKDGLVCTIRFPANGG; this is translated from the coding sequence ATGACCGGCGAACGCGAGAACAACCTGCCGATCGTGGTCGGGGTGGGCGCGTCCGCAGGCGGCCTCGAAGCGTTGATGGAGCTGGTGCACGCCATCCCCGAGGACAGCGGGATGAGCTACGTGATCGTCCAGCACCTCGCCCCCGACCATAAATCGATCATGGACGAGCTTCTGAGCTCGCACACGCCGATCCCGGTGAAGAAGATCGAGGACGGGGCGGCGCCCGAAGCGGACATGATATTCGTCATCCCCGCTGGTCCCTCCGTGGTGCTGGAGGGCGGCCGGTTCAAGCTTATCGAGCGCGACGCCGCCGCCACCCTGCGCACCCCGATCGACAAGTTCTTCAACTCGCTCGCCGAGGAATGCGGGCGCGACTCATTTTGCATCGTCCTGTCCGGCACGGGGACGGACGGCACTGAAGGCCTGCGCGCGGTGAAGGCCGCCGGCGGGATCGGGATCGTCCAGGACAGCGACAGCGCGCGTTTTCCCGGCATGCCCGACAGCGCGGCGGCGACCGGGCTCGTCGACTTCGTGCTCAAGCCCGACGACATGCCCAGCTGCATCGCCGACATCGTCGAGCACCGCCAGGGCCGGAGCGGCCGGCGCGACACCGAGGCGCGCCAGAAGGAGATCGAGGAGAAGCTCGACATGATCCTCGACGCGCTCGGCGAGGAGGGCGGCGCGGACTTCACCAAGTACAAGCCGGGCACGCTGGTGCGCCGTGTGGACCGCCGCATGGTGCTGCGCCGCCAGCGCACCGTGGACGGATATGTGAAGTCGCTGCGGCGCGAGCCCGAGGAGCGGGCCCGGCTGCTGCAGGATTTCATGATCGGGGTGACGCGCTTTTTCCGCGACCCCGAGGCCTTCGAGGTGCTGCGCGCCGAAGCGATCGAGCCGCTGGCCGACAGCGATCAGGACGAGTTCAGGATCTGGACGCCGGGCTGCTCGTCCGGGGAAGAGACCTACACCGTCGCCATGATGATGATCGAGGCGATGGAGAAGACCGGACGGCGCCGCGCGCTCAAGGTTTTCGGCACCGATATCGACAGCGCCGCGCTGCGGCAGGCGCGGTCGGGCTATTTCTCCGAAGGCGCGCTGGCCGAGGTGGGCGAAGCGCGCCGCGAGCGCTTCTTCCGCAAGGAGAACGGAAGCTGGCGGGTCTGCGCCGAGCTGCGCGAATCCTGCGTGTTCGCGCCGCACAACCTGGTCGAGGACCCGCCGTTTTCACGGCTTGATCTGATCACCTGCCGCAATCTCCTGATCTATCTGACCGATCGCACCCAGGCGAACGTCATTCCGCGCTTTCATTACGCCCTCAATCCGGGCGGATTCCTGATGCTCGGCGGTTCTGAGTCGATCGGATCGCAGGGCCGGTATTTCCGGACGATCGACCGCACCCACCGCATCTTCAAGCGCCAGGACAGCGTACCGCCGGGGTTCAGCGCCCTGAGCTCGGAGCGCTTCGAGACGCGCACCCGCACCCCGAGGCTGACCGCCCAGGCCCGGCCGATGGACCGGACCGATATCGGCGGCGCGCCGACCCGGCCCGACCAGACGATCGAAACCGAGGCCGAGCGGCTCTATCTGCGCCGCTACGCCGCCCCCTTCCTGGTGGTGAACCATCAAGACGAGGTCACCTACGTCTCGGAGGCGATGGCCGACCATGTCCGGCCGCGCAAGGGCGCGCCGTCTCTGGCGGTGGAGCAGTTCGTCGCCGAGGGGCTGCGCCCCGCAGTGCAGACCGCGCTGGCCAGGGCCCGGCGCAACAAGGCCGAGGCGGTCAGCCGCAACGCCGTGGTCAAGGACGACGGCGAGCCGCGCCTGGTCGATGTGATGGCCGCCCCGGTCAAAGAGGGGTCGGGGGAGTACATCCTGGTCCTGCGGCCGGTGCGCACCCAGGGCGCGGCGGATCTGGAAAAGGCCGGGACGCCCGACGCTGACGATTCTGCGCTGCTCGAACACGAGCTGGCGAACGCGAAGACCCAGCTCAACCAGGCGCTCGCCGACTATGAGAGCATGGAGCAGGAACTCCGGACCACGAACGAAGAGCTCCTGTCGATGAACGAGGAGCTGCAGAGCTCCAACGAAGAGCTCGAGACCAGCCGCGAGGAGCTGCAGTCGATCAACGAGGAGCTCGAAACGATCAACGCCGAGCTCACCGAGAACAATCGCCAGCTCGCCCGCGCAAACTCGGACCTGAAGAACCTGTTCGAGTCCACCGACGTGGCCACGCTGTTTCTCGATTCCAACCGCTGCGTGCGCCTGTTCACCCCCCGCCTGACCGAGCTGTTCGGCGTGCGTGACCGCGATGTCGGCCGGCCGATCGCCGATCTGGCCTCGCGGGTGAATTACCCCGAGCTGGAAGACGATGCGCGCGAGGTCGGCCGGACCCTGCAGCCGCTGGAGCGCGAGGTGACCAGCGAGGATCCCGGAGCGCGCACCTTCATCGCCCGGGTCCGGCCCTACCGCACGGTGGAAGATCGGATCGACGGGGTGGTGATCACCTTCTTCGAGATCACCCAGCGCAAGCGCAACGAACGCCAGCTGGAGGAAAACGCAGAGGTCCTCGCCCGCCAGTACGCTGAACTCGAAACGCTTTACGACACCATCCCCGTGGGCCTGAACCTTCTGGACCGCGAGCTGCGCTATCTGCGCATCAACGAGCGCCTGGCGGAGATCAACGGCTATCCGGCGGCCGACCATATCGGCAAGACCCAGGAGGAGATGCTGCCCGAGATCGACGCCGAGGTGCGCGAAAAGCAGCAGAAGGTGCTCGATACGGGCGAGCCGATCCTGGGCACCGAGGTCAGCGGCGTCACCCCGGCCTCCGACGAGATCCGTCACTGGATCGTCGACTATTATCCGGTTCACAGCCGCGAGGGCGAGGTCGTCGCGGTGGGATCGGCGGTGCGCGAGGTCACCGGGGAGGTCCGCCTGCGCGCCGCGCTGGAGGAGAGCGAGGCGCGCCTGCGCCGGCTGTTCGACCAGGCGCCGGCCTTCATCGCGATGCATAAGGGCCCCGAGCACGAATACATCTATTTCAATCCCGCGCTTCAGGACACGCTGGGCGGGCGGCCGCTCCAGGGCCGGCCGATCGCCGAGGCCGTGCCCGAGCTCGAAGGGCAGAACGTGATCGAACGGTTCGATCACGTCTTCAACACCGGCGAGGCCGATTTCACCGAGGAGTTCCAGGCCTCGCTTCTGATCGACGGCGAGGAAAGGCTCGGCTGGTACCGCCAGATCCTGCAGCCCTGGTACGACGCTCGAGGCCATGTCGGCGGCGTGATGAGCTTCGCCTTCGAGATCTCCGACATTGTCGAGGCCCGCCATAGCGCCCAGCGCAACGAAGAGCGCAAGGAATTGCTGCTCAACGAGCTTCAGCACCGGGTGAAGAACACGCTGGCCACGACCCTGTCGGTGATGCGCTTCACCGCGCGGAACGCGGACTCGATCCCTGACATGGCGAAGAAGCTCGAAGAGCGCCTCTCCGCCATCGCCAGAACCCATGACGTGCTCACCGAGGCCGAATGGGCCGGCGACAGCCTGACCGGGCTGATCCGCCGGGAGCTCGCCCCTTACGCCGACCCGGACGGGGATCGCGTCGTGATCACCGGCGAGGACGTCACCGTTACGCCCAAACAGGCCCTGTCGCTGTCCCTCGCGCTGCATGAGCTGACCACCAACGCGGTCAAGCACGGCGCCCTGAAGGCCGGTGAAGGCCGGGTCGAAGCGGCGATCGCCGGAGGCGCGGAGACGATCGAGCTGGTCTGGCGCGAGCTCGGCGGACCTGAAATCGACAGCGCGCGTGAAACTGCGCCCGGCTTCGGTTCGTTCTTGTTGGAACGAGTTCTGGCCGAGGAGCTGCGCGGGGAGACGACGTTCGATCTTGCAAAAGACGGGCTCGTCTGCACGATCCGCTTTCCGGCCAATGGCGGCTGA
- a CDS encoding VanZ family protein, whose translation MVRKSSSGGDAHRRNTVPKGQAPGTASLLTRREGRAGAALVAAAMGVIALIPGPSGPPTLIGWDKLDHLAAFAALTVLARCGWPSLPRWALAGIAFAYGVAIEIGQATLTQGRVASASDAVANGFGIAAGLALAWAFGRVGRALPMLNRRR comes from the coding sequence ATGGTCAGAAAATCATCCTCCGGCGGCGACGCGCACCGTAGAAACACCGTTCCGAAGGGGCAAGCACCCGGGACCGCTTCGCTGCTCACCCGCCGCGAAGGCCGGGCCGGCGCTGCCCTGGTCGCCGCCGCGATGGGCGTCATCGCGCTCATTCCCGGCCCGTCGGGGCCGCCCACGCTGATCGGCTGGGACAAGCTCGACCATCTCGCCGCCTTCGCCGCGCTGACCGTGCTGGCGCGCTGCGGCTGGCCGTCCTTGCCGCGCTGGGCGCTGGCGGGGATCGCTTTCGCCTACGGGGTCGCGATCGAGATCGGCCAGGCGACCCTGACACAGGGCCGGGTCGCTTCGGCGTCGGACGCGGTCGCCAACGGGTTCGGCATCGCGGCCGGGCTCGCGCTGGCCTGGGCGTTCGGCCGGGTCGGGCGCGCCCTGCCGATGCTAAACCGCCGCAGATGA